In Marinicella rhabdoformis, a genomic segment contains:
- a CDS encoding ABC transporter ATP-binding protein gives MERITVILSKILSYGKGFKRQAVWASICSVVNKLFDIAPEILIGIAIDVVINQEDSFVAAMGIANPKHQLFLLGVLTFFIWAGESTFQYLYMRLWRDLAQKIQHHFRVDCYAHIQRMDMRFFENQSSGRLTSILNDDVNQLERFLDIGANDILQVVTSVVAVGAVFFLISPKLALLAFTPIPVIIFGAFYFQRKAEPRYALVREKAGKIAEALNNNLSGVATIKSFTKESFEKQRIADISTEYMKANESAIKVSSAFTPVIRMAILTGFLATFIVGGLDTLNGDLAVGAYGVLVFLTQRLLWPFRDLANTMDLYERGMASARRILGLLNEPIHIKDHDQSQDVALKGAIDIDAVDFTYDSQAEPALKNINLHVKAGETVAFVGQTGSGKSTIIKLLMRYYHSQTGSIKLDGHLIQDINMLSLRSQIGLVSQATFLFNASIFENIKYGNDQATEAEIIEAAQLAEAHEFIEQLDQGYQTKVGEQGVKLSGGQIQRIALARALLKNPPLLILDEATSAVDNETEAAIQKSLKKIAKGRTIVLIAHRLSTVVHANQIHVIDQGQIVESGNHDSLVQKGGRYQKLWAIQTGGVNL, from the coding sequence ATGGAGCGAATAACGGTGATTTTAAGTAAAATTTTATCTTACGGCAAAGGCTTCAAACGACAGGCTGTTTGGGCCAGCATCTGTTCTGTTGTTAATAAACTGTTCGACATTGCGCCTGAGATTTTGATTGGTATCGCCATCGATGTGGTGATTAACCAGGAAGATTCATTTGTTGCTGCCATGGGTATTGCTAACCCCAAGCATCAATTGTTTTTATTGGGTGTTTTGACGTTCTTCATCTGGGCAGGTGAATCCACTTTTCAATACCTCTATATGCGTTTGTGGCGTGATTTGGCGCAAAAGATTCAGCACCATTTTCGGGTTGATTGCTATGCCCATATCCAGCGCATGGACATGCGATTCTTTGAGAACCAATCCAGTGGCAGGCTGACATCAATCCTCAATGATGATGTGAATCAGTTGGAGCGATTTTTGGATATTGGTGCCAATGACATTTTGCAAGTGGTCACATCAGTCGTGGCAGTGGGTGCGGTGTTCTTTCTGATTTCTCCCAAGTTGGCGCTGTTGGCTTTCACACCAATTCCAGTGATTATTTTTGGTGCCTTTTATTTCCAAAGGAAAGCTGAGCCGAGGTATGCCTTGGTGCGTGAAAAAGCAGGGAAAATTGCTGAGGCTTTGAATAATAATTTATCAGGTGTGGCAACCATCAAGAGCTTCACCAAAGAGTCTTTTGAGAAGCAACGCATCGCTGACATCAGTACCGAATATATGAAAGCCAATGAATCGGCGATTAAAGTCAGTTCGGCATTCACACCAGTAATTCGGATGGCGATTTTGACTGGATTTTTGGCAACATTTATTGTTGGTGGTTTGGATACATTGAACGGTGATTTGGCCGTGGGTGCTTACGGTGTTTTGGTGTTTTTGACACAAAGGTTGTTGTGGCCATTCAGGGATTTGGCCAACACCATGGATTTGTATGAACGTGGCATGGCTTCAGCAAGGCGAATTTTGGGTTTATTGAATGAGCCGATTCACATCAAGGATCACGATCAGTCACAAGATGTAGCGCTTAAAGGTGCCATTGATATCGATGCGGTTGATTTCACTTATGATTCGCAGGCCGAACCGGCACTGAAAAACATCAACTTACACGTGAAAGCTGGCGAAACCGTGGCATTTGTTGGCCAAACCGGTTCTGGTAAAAGCACAATAATTAAACTGCTGATGCGCTATTATCACAGCCAAACTGGCAGCATCAAATTAGACGGTCATTTGATCCAAGACATCAATATGTTGTCCTTGCGGTCGCAAATTGGCTTGGTTTCTCAAGCCACATTTTTATTCAATGCGAGTATTTTTGAGAACATCAAATACGGTAATGACCAAGCCACTGAGGCAGAAATCATAGAAGCGGCGCAATTGGCCGAAGCGCATGAGTTCATTGAACAATTAGATCAAGGCTATCAAACCAAAGTCGGCGAGCAGGGTGTTAAACTGTCAGGAGGCCAAATACAACGCATCGCATTGGCTCGGGCTTTATTGAAAAATCCACCGCTGTTAATCTTAGATGAAGCGACTTCTGCGGTTGATAATGAAACAGAGGCTGCGATTCAGAAATCTTTGAAGAAAATAGCCAAGGGACGGACGATTGTTTTGATTGCCCATCGATTATCGACAGTGGTGCATGCGAATCAAATTCATGTGATTGACCAAGGGCAGATTGTTGAGTCTGGCAACCACGATTCATTGGTTCAAAAAGGTGGAAGGTATCAAAAATTATGGGCCATTCAGACAGGCGGGGTAAACCTTTGA
- a CDS encoding mechanosensitive ion channel family protein yields the protein MKNHIKDWLSPFGIELSQIQMALAVLLVIVVISVVIHLVLHRVVLKTIERMAKNYRRNWRTVLFEEKLFSRLALTLQGVLIHAQAILWLNEGSTLREVLSAFSLLWVILFIMLTFFSVIDAFAYFAKNNKKTKNLPIQGFLQAIKLFIALVAIIFMIAVVIGRSPMLIVSGLGAMTAVMMLVFKDPIMGFVAGIQLSVNDMLRIGDWLDMPSYGADGDVIEIGLTTVKVQNWDKTITTIPTYALISDSFKNWQGMTESGGRRIKRAIYLDVSSIKFLDEALMARLNQAKLLAPYLSEKSSEIEVYNQKEQLNLEVKINGRRLTNIGTMRAYLINYLQNHPSIHKDMTLMVRQLAAEDKGVPLQIYAFTNTTDWAEYEQIQSDIFDHIYAVVDAFDLRIHQSVGGADVRSLLLMSKTNEQQEPKEQIHRELPPKEKPPLDKQTKNQESDDV from the coding sequence ATGAAAAATCACATCAAAGATTGGTTGTCTCCTTTTGGTATTGAGTTGTCGCAGATTCAAATGGCTTTGGCTGTTTTGTTGGTTATTGTTGTTATTTCTGTCGTTATTCACCTTGTGTTGCACCGCGTGGTGTTGAAGACGATTGAGCGGATGGCTAAAAATTACAGGAGGAATTGGCGCACTGTTTTGTTTGAGGAAAAGTTGTTCAGTCGGTTGGCTTTGACTTTACAAGGTGTGTTGATTCATGCGCAAGCGATTCTTTGGTTAAATGAGGGCTCAACTTTGCGCGAAGTGCTGTCGGCGTTCAGTTTGCTGTGGGTGATTTTGTTTATCATGTTGACTTTTTTCTCTGTGATAGATGCTTTTGCTTATTTTGCTAAAAACAACAAAAAGACCAAGAATTTACCGATTCAAGGGTTTTTGCAGGCGATCAAGTTGTTCATTGCATTGGTGGCGATTATTTTCATGATTGCGGTGGTCATTGGTCGTTCGCCGATGCTGATCGTCAGTGGTTTGGGTGCCATGACAGCGGTGATGATGTTGGTGTTCAAAGACCCTATTATGGGTTTTGTTGCTGGTATTCAATTGTCGGTCAATGACATGTTGCGCATCGGTGACTGGTTAGATATGCCGAGTTATGGTGCGGACGGTGATGTGATTGAGATTGGTTTAACCACAGTCAAGGTGCAAAATTGGGACAAGACCATCACCACGATTCCGACTTATGCTTTGATTTCTGATTCTTTTAAGAACTGGCAGGGCATGACAGAGTCTGGTGGTCGGCGTATCAAGCGTGCGATATATTTAGATGTCAGCAGCATCAAGTTTTTAGACGAGGCATTGATGGCGCGTTTGAATCAGGCCAAGTTATTGGCTCCTTATTTGAGTGAGAAATCATCTGAGATTGAGGTTTATAACCAGAAAGAGCAGCTTAATTTGGAAGTTAAAATCAATGGTCGGCGTTTGACTAATATTGGCACCATGCGCGCTTATTTGATTAATTATTTACAAAATCATCCAAGCATCCATAAAGACATGACTTTGATGGTGCGTCAATTGGCCGCTGAAGACAAAGGCGTGCCGTTACAAATTTATGCGTTCACAAATACCACAGACTGGGCTGAATATGAACAAATCCAAAGTGACATTTTTGATCACATCTATGCGGTTGTTGATGCTTTTGACTTGCGCATTCATCAGTCAGTGGGTGGGGCGGATGTCAGGAGTTTGTTGTTGATGAGTAAAACAAATGAACAGCAAGAACCTAAGGAACAAATACATAGGGAACTGCCACCTAAGGAAAAACCACCGCTTGATAAGCAAACAAAAAACCAGGAGTCAGATGATGTATAA
- a CDS encoding FG-GAP repeat protein, with amino-acid sequence MKHITQLKYLSFLILSLIGGQSSATKINHSDNTSDNTSINNSEFQFKSALQQQKLTAFDGMADDFYGTAVSISNNRALVGSKYHDPSINQVTVENAGAVYYYEYENGQWTFKQKIIASDADTNDQFGNAISLSGDRLMIGSFRNDEESGDAGAVYVFEFNNSTWVETEKLTASDAANSDWFGYTIAVHQDTAMIAASSNDDLGNRSGKIYVFNHDGQNWIEGQKLTTSDGTDNTRLGASISLSTNRMVAGANFHPTNGLAGGAAYVFEYNSNNSLWEETQQLLSDSIIDGANFGHAVSLSGDRILVGAIEDTGIVADSGAAYLFEYDGQSWALRQKITEAAVDGGDEFGSAVSVVGDRLYIGAQNAGFNGAYSGVVYVYDRLSDDMLGTDWVKSDEIFGLDTNARDEFGVSISMDGGQMMIGAHRDFAVANNGGSAYIMDASFPVKVSVTGLSAGNDFIIQNNGGDDLTITENSTVMFPTQLYQGDNYTVSVASHPSSPNQTCAVKQTESQINANGQNNVEVACVYTPYFVAGHVLNLIDGNQMTLQNNQADDLIINQRGAFIFALPLNDLEDYEVIISSMPNDPIQPCTVIDGQGTIEGADINDVVISCQQGDDLIYKSSFESLDN; translated from the coding sequence ATGAAACACATCACACAATTAAAATATTTAAGCTTTCTGATATTAAGCCTCATAGGGGGTCAAAGCTCAGCTACGAAAATCAATCATTCAGACAACACCTCTGACAATACCTCAATTAACAACTCAGAATTTCAATTCAAAAGCGCACTACAACAACAAAAACTTACAGCATTTGATGGCATGGCTGATGATTTTTATGGTACAGCAGTCAGCATATCAAACAACCGCGCTTTGGTTGGTTCTAAATATCACGACCCAAGCATCAATCAAGTCACAGTCGAGAATGCAGGCGCTGTTTATTACTATGAGTATGAAAATGGTCAATGGACTTTTAAACAAAAAATAATCGCCAGCGACGCCGATACCAATGACCAATTTGGAAATGCAATCAGCCTGTCTGGCGATCGTTTGATGATTGGCTCATTCAGAAATGATGAAGAAAGTGGAGATGCCGGCGCGGTTTATGTTTTTGAATTCAATAATTCAACATGGGTAGAAACAGAAAAGTTAACTGCCTCCGACGCCGCCAATAGTGATTGGTTCGGATACACCATAGCCGTCCATCAAGACACAGCCATGATCGCCGCCAGTTCTAATGATGACTTAGGCAACAGATCAGGTAAAATTTATGTTTTCAATCACGATGGACAAAATTGGATTGAAGGACAAAAATTAACCACCAGCGATGGCACCGACAACACCCGCTTAGGCGCATCTATCAGCCTGTCAACAAACCGCATGGTAGCAGGTGCCAACTTCCACCCAACAAATGGCCTGGCCGGCGGTGCAGCCTATGTCTTTGAATACAACAGCAACAATAGCCTGTGGGAAGAAACACAACAACTGCTGTCTGATTCAATAATCGATGGGGCCAATTTTGGCCATGCTGTCAGTTTATCTGGTGACCGCATCTTAGTCGGCGCCATTGAAGACACAGGAATCGTTGCTGACTCAGGCGCAGCATACCTTTTTGAATACGATGGACAATCTTGGGCTTTAAGACAAAAAATCACCGAAGCTGCCGTTGACGGTGGTGATGAATTTGGATCTGCGGTCAGCGTGGTGGGTGACAGGCTGTATATTGGTGCCCAGAATGCCGGCTTCAATGGCGCCTATTCAGGGGTGGTTTATGTTTATGACCGCTTAAGCGATGACATGTTGGGCACTGATTGGGTAAAAAGCGATGAAATATTCGGCCTAGACACCAACGCCCGAGATGAATTTGGCGTGTCCATCAGCATGGACGGCGGCCAGATGATGATAGGCGCCCACAGAGACTTCGCAGTCGCTAATAACGGTGGATCTGCCTATATTATGGATGCCTCATTTCCAGTAAAAGTCTCAGTAACAGGCCTATCCGCAGGCAATGATTTCATAATACAAAATAATGGCGGTGACGATTTAACCATCACAGAAAACAGCACCGTGATGTTTCCAACCCAACTGTACCAAGGTGACAATTACACCGTAAGCGTGGCATCGCACCCCAGCAGCCCCAACCAAACTTGCGCCGTCAAACAAACCGAAAGCCAAATCAATGCCAACGGCCAAAACAACGTTGAAGTCGCCTGTGTTTACACACCCTACTTCGTCGCCGGCCACGTCCTCAACTTAATCGACGGCAACCAAATGACCCTACAAAACAACCAAGCAGATGATTTAATCATCAACCAAAGAGGCGCCTTCATCTTCGCCCTGCCCTTGAATGATTTAGAAGACTACGAAGTCATTATCAGCAGCATGCCCAATGACCCCATCCAGCCCTGCACCGTCATCGATGGTCAAGGCACCATCGAAGGCGCAGACATCAACGACGTCGTCATTTCATGCCAACAAGGTGATGATTTGATTTATAAAAGCAGCTTTGAGAGTTTGGATAATTGA
- a CDS encoding amidohydrolase — protein sequence MKAVTFIFIAFFYGSVFAAPVHLKNIVAYSHDGKQLSVLDSLYFDNETGRIIAPTEEEAKLAEVIDGKGQFVLPGLHDAHGHILNYGLGKMLVEVRDLPSANAAVDKVKAFAKANPKMPWVLGRGWNHVQWESKSFPTRYQLDEVVNDRPVWLRRVDGHAAWANSKALAIAGINRETAKGNDLIIKDAEGVPTGVLIDNAMSLVAKHLPEATSEVKDKALQLAFKDLLSVGLTFVHEAGIDETVYEKYQALAFKEAMPIRVYGMLFGYLDGIEALLKKGQINIDDHIIIRSVKLMVDGALGSYGAILKAPYSDKPEMKGAYVQTPEQVEQVLGLLVQYDFQANVHAIGDKGNAEVIELLSRPNMKSSKLRHRVEHAQILSLDDIPKFKQHDIIASIQPTHATSDMNMAEDRVGAERIKGAYAWQKLIKSGAVVASGSDFPVELINPFYGLHAAVTRQDRKNQPEGGWYADEAMSVEQALQSFTINAAFAAHAESFSGSLDVGKYADFIVVDQDIFKINKQDIWKTKVLETWVGGQKVFEYQQE from the coding sequence ATGAAGGCAGTTACATTTATCTTTATCGCGTTTTTTTATGGTTCAGTTTTTGCTGCACCGGTACATTTAAAGAACATTGTTGCTTATTCTCATGATGGTAAGCAGCTTTCTGTACTTGATTCCCTGTATTTTGATAATGAAACGGGTCGAATCATTGCGCCGACTGAAGAAGAAGCCAAGCTTGCTGAGGTGATTGATGGTAAAGGGCAGTTTGTTTTACCTGGCTTACACGATGCCCATGGTCATATTTTGAATTATGGCTTAGGTAAAATGTTGGTTGAAGTCAGGGATTTGCCCAGTGCCAATGCAGCCGTAGATAAAGTCAAAGCTTTTGCTAAAGCAAACCCCAAAATGCCTTGGGTATTAGGTCGTGGTTGGAACCATGTACAGTGGGAAAGCAAAAGCTTTCCAACCCGTTATCAGCTTGATGAAGTGGTCAATGACCGTCCTGTGTGGCTGCGTCGCGTTGATGGGCATGCGGCTTGGGCTAATTCTAAAGCGTTGGCCATTGCCGGTATCAATCGAGAAACAGCCAAAGGCAATGACCTGATCATCAAAGATGCCGAAGGTGTACCTACGGGTGTGTTGATTGACAACGCCATGTCATTGGTGGCCAAACATTTGCCAGAGGCCACTTCAGAGGTGAAAGACAAGGCTTTGCAACTGGCCTTTAAGGATTTATTGTCGGTGGGTTTGACTTTTGTCCATGAAGCAGGCATTGATGAAACTGTTTATGAAAAATACCAAGCTTTGGCTTTTAAAGAGGCTATGCCGATCCGTGTTTATGGCATGTTGTTTGGCTATTTGGATGGCATTGAAGCGTTATTGAAAAAAGGTCAAATTAACATCGATGACCACATCATCATTCGCTCTGTGAAACTGATGGTGGATGGTGCTTTAGGCAGTTATGGTGCCATTTTAAAAGCACCCTACAGTGACAAGCCTGAAATGAAAGGTGCTTATGTGCAAACGCCGGAACAAGTTGAGCAGGTGTTAGGTCTTTTGGTTCAATATGACTTTCAGGCTAATGTACATGCCATAGGTGATAAAGGCAATGCAGAAGTGATTGAGCTGTTGTCTCGCCCGAATATGAAATCCTCAAAACTCAGACATCGCGTAGAGCATGCGCAAATCCTCAGTTTAGATGACATTCCTAAATTCAAGCAACATGACATCATTGCATCCATTCAACCCACCCATGCCACATCTGATATGAACATGGCTGAAGACCGAGTGGGTGCTGAACGCATCAAAGGGGCATACGCTTGGCAAAAGTTAATAAAGTCTGGTGCTGTAGTGGCTTCGGGTTCAGATTTTCCAGTTGAATTGATCAATCCATTTTATGGTTTGCACGCCGCAGTGACACGTCAAGACCGAAAAAATCAACCCGAAGGTGGTTGGTATGCTGATGAAGCCATGTCAGTTGAGCAAGCGCTTCAAAGTTTTACTATCAATGCGGCCTTTGCTGCCCATGCTGAATCATTCAGTGGCTCTTTAGATGTGGGTAAATATGCAGACTTTATTGTTGTTGATCAAGATATTTTTAAAATCAACAAACAAGATATATGGAAAACTAAAGTATTAGAGACGTGGGTGGGTGGCCAAAAAGTGTTTGAATATCAACAAGAGTGA
- a CDS encoding GNAT family N-acetyltransferase has protein sequence MYKKIKHHEESQRFELVVDGHTAYLSYALSRGVADYNHTIVPSDLGGRGIGTELVKYALAYARVNHWSVIPSCSFVAHYIQKNSGEQDLLA, from the coding sequence ATGTATAAAAAAATCAAACACCATGAAGAATCCCAACGTTTTGAACTCGTTGTGGATGGTCACACCGCCTACCTGTCTTATGCGTTAAGTCGTGGCGTGGCTGACTACAACCACACCATCGTACCCAGTGATTTGGGCGGTCGTGGCATAGGCACAGAACTGGTGAAATATGCTTTGGCTTATGCACGTGTGAATCACTGGTCAGTGATACCGAGCTGTTCTTTTGTCGCGCACTACATTCAGAAAAACAGTGGTGAACAGGATTTGTTGGCCTAA
- a CDS encoding Ig-like domain-containing protein: MNTNNRTKKTAVLLTLLSVSICSQAVTYDFENIGQNGTSFSSSGQTFTVSPDLIGIYFETYGSELNGNGLTSDGYLDTVYGTSKSGNVGGINAPTGMTFRAQSFDVWPSENQGGVVQDTGALVRVLGYRNNQQIISENVAMIDFGQNTALNVRWHRIDLTGTAFNNTDVDSVQFELIGNQDYIAVDNFIYDNLQSANDLPTIGGTNSSQGVNDDATILPFSNVTLGEPDGDNISLIVTLDDNAKGIFTSASLNASGFSGAGPYSLSSMTAANAQAAIRQLDFNPTDDRVAPGQTETTAFTINASDGVGSINDNSTTVVSTSIDQVPVASFDEFLILEDTANATYDVLDNDNDVDGGPRVVTSVDNPTHGTANNNSTNISYQPDADYCNDGNGTDNYFYHINGGSSAEVYMSVTCVNDAPSFTVMGDVDATGLVDAQMSEIQVPGFAENISMGPENENSQAVLGFFANCTDPDGVVDQIQIDFNGKLIIDFTLNLGVASCQATLLDNGGTLNNGQNTSAAVFFNVSFTDMIFENGFENLADFIASLNKKLTMAGFNKSIEVDDALQTLYFNGQELILNKQDSPSKQNQMIKLWLKSTLYDLQF; encoded by the coding sequence ATGAATACAAACAATAGAACCAAAAAAACTGCAGTTTTACTGACGCTCCTTTCAGTCAGTATATGTAGCCAAGCCGTCACTTATGACTTTGAAAACATTGGCCAAAATGGGACCAGTTTTTCTTCATCAGGACAAACATTCACCGTATCACCCGACCTGATTGGTATTTATTTTGAAACATACGGTTCCGAATTAAACGGTAATGGATTAACTTCTGACGGATACTTAGATACAGTCTATGGTACATCAAAGTCGGGCAATGTCGGAGGCATCAATGCCCCTACAGGCATGACATTCAGGGCCCAAAGCTTTGATGTTTGGCCTTCTGAAAACCAAGGAGGCGTGGTTCAAGACACTGGCGCTTTGGTCAGGGTATTGGGCTATCGTAACAACCAACAAATCATCAGTGAAAATGTTGCCATGATCGACTTTGGCCAAAACACCGCCTTGAATGTCAGGTGGCACCGCATTGATTTAACTGGAACTGCATTTAACAATACTGACGTAGATTCAGTACAATTTGAGTTAATTGGCAACCAAGATTACATTGCTGTAGATAATTTTATCTATGACAATTTGCAATCAGCCAATGACCTACCAACCATTGGGGGCACAAACAGCAGCCAAGGGGTCAATGATGACGCCACCATTTTACCCTTCTCAAATGTGACTTTGGGCGAGCCTGATGGTGACAACATCAGCTTAATTGTCACACTAGATGACAATGCCAAAGGTATATTTACCTCAGCTTCTTTAAATGCATCAGGCTTTTCGGGGGCGGGACCATACAGTTTGTCATCGATGACTGCAGCCAATGCACAAGCAGCCATCAGACAATTAGACTTCAACCCAACAGATGACCGTGTGGCTCCCGGCCAAACAGAAACAACCGCTTTCACCATCAATGCGTCAGATGGAGTCGGTTCGATAAATGACAACAGCACAACGGTTGTGTCCACTTCAATAGACCAAGTCCCAGTTGCTAGTTTTGATGAATTTCTTATCTTAGAAGATACAGCTAATGCAACCTATGATGTACTTGATAATGACAACGATGTTGACGGCGGCCCCAGAGTCGTAACATCAGTTGATAATCCGACTCATGGCACAGCTAATAACAACTCAACCAACATTTCATACCAACCAGACGCAGATTATTGCAACGATGGAAATGGAACGGATAACTATTTTTACCACATCAATGGCGGATCAAGTGCTGAAGTTTATATGTCTGTCACATGCGTTAATGATGCGCCGTCATTTACGGTCATGGGAGATGTAGATGCCACAGGTTTGGTTGATGCACAAATGTCAGAGATTCAAGTCCCAGGTTTTGCAGAAAACATCTCTATGGGGCCTGAGAATGAGAACAGCCAGGCTGTACTTGGCTTCTTTGCCAACTGCACTGATCCTGATGGCGTGGTAGATCAAATTCAAATTGATTTCAATGGCAAATTAATTATCGATTTCACATTAAACCTTGGCGTGGCTTCATGCCAAGCAACGTTATTAGACAATGGCGGGACATTAAACAATGGCCAAAACACATCAGCAGCTGTCTTCTTCAATGTCTCATTCACTGACATGATTTTTGAAAATGGCTTTGAAAACCTCGCCGACTTCATTGCATCATTAAATAAAAAGTTAACAATGGCTGGCTTTAACAAATCAATTGAGGTTGATGACGCTTTGCAAACCCTTTATTTCAATGGTCAAGAATTGATTCTTAATAAGCAAGACAGCCCAAGCAAACAAAATCAAATGATTAAATTGTGGCTCAAATCCACGCTTTACGACTTACAGTTTTAA
- a CDS encoding threonine aldolase family protein encodes MLSVNTKYHMRYLGMQSLSHEQWLAVMGQSQYVDVSVDRYNNGPLVTLLEHRVSELFAKPNAMYFNKGTTCQLALMKAVCESKKNNRVVVHPQSHIAQDEQDAYQALMGLEGVVLGGIGKPFDAADLYTLSNDVAVLVVELPLRRAGFKLTPWDELLKMRQWCDEEGVHFHMDGARLWESAPFYGKSFEAIAALFDSVYVSLYKGIGAVSGALLLGDDDLLSSCAVWRDRLGSNMWTAFPSLITALEGLDKNLPQIPDWVERTKAISEVLIDFKMLVMDKPECNGFQIKLKAPLQQLNAELLKCEQQFDMVLCKPFERLDDDWVFTEIQVVSHHAVNDVNEASAKEKSAKDKSTKDKSTKDKSTNEISDVEIEMFFAALLSAVESGDDVLEWSE; translated from the coding sequence ATGCTTTCCGTTAACACAAAATACCACATGCGCTATTTAGGAATGCAAAGCTTGTCACATGAGCAATGGCTGGCAGTGATGGGTCAATCACAATACGTGGACGTGTCTGTGGACAGGTACAACAATGGGCCGCTGGTGACCTTATTGGAACATCGTGTTTCAGAATTGTTTGCCAAGCCCAATGCGATGTACTTTAACAAGGGCACCACTTGTCAACTGGCTTTGATGAAAGCCGTGTGCGAATCCAAGAAGAACAATCGTGTGGTGGTGCATCCACAATCGCACATTGCACAAGATGAACAGGATGCTTATCAGGCTTTGATGGGTTTGGAAGGTGTGGTTTTGGGTGGTATTGGCAAGCCCTTTGATGCTGCTGATTTGTACACGCTCTCAAATGATGTAGCAGTGCTTGTGGTTGAGTTGCCTTTGCGTCGGGCGGGTTTCAAGCTGACACCTTGGGATGAGTTACTCAAGATGCGCCAATGGTGTGATGAAGAGGGTGTGCATTTTCATATGGATGGCGCGCGTTTGTGGGAGTCGGCACCTTTTTATGGCAAATCTTTTGAAGCCATTGCGGCTTTGTTTGATTCGGTTTATGTGTCCCTTTATAAGGGCATTGGGGCAGTTTCTGGTGCTTTGTTGTTAGGTGATGACGATTTGTTGTCATCATGTGCTGTGTGGCGTGACCGTTTGGGATCGAACATGTGGACGGCTTTTCCTTCTTTGATTACGGCCTTGGAAGGTTTGGACAAGAATTTACCACAGATTCCTGATTGGGTTGAACGAACAAAAGCAATCAGTGAAGTGCTGATTGATTTCAAGATGTTGGTCATGGATAAGCCTGAATGTAATGGCTTTCAAATTAAACTCAAAGCACCGCTTCAACAGTTGAATGCCGAATTGCTAAAGTGTGAGCAGCAGTTCGATATGGTTTTGTGTAAGCCGTTTGAAAGGTTGGATGACGATTGGGTTTTTACAGAAATTCAGGTGGTGAGCCATCATGCGGTCAATGATGTCAATGAGGCCAGTGCCAAAGAAAAAAGTGCCAAAGATAAAAGTACCAAAGATAAAAGTACCAAAGATAAAAGTACCAATGAAATAAGCGATGTCGAAATTGAAATGTTTTTTGCGGCTTTGTTGTCTGCGGTTGAGTCTGGTGATGATGTCTTGGAATGGAGCGAATAA